From Candidatus Rubidus massiliensis, a single genomic window includes:
- a CDS encoding mycofactocin system transcriptional regulator has product MSNKEKRPYRSLARNAQAAQTRGRILVAAKNLFESEGFECVTIEKIAQSGDVSIPTVYSLFQSKRGVLRALMDEVLPADQFDALVEMSIQEKSPEIRLSISAKIARQMYDAEKVQMNLFRGAVVLAPEFKELEKEREMRRYSRQEVTIKAMVREKSLAKGLSEAKARDILWAFTGRDMYRMLVVEQGWASEEYEKWLAQLLINNLMDPK; this is encoded by the coding sequence ATGTCAAATAAAGAAAAAAGACCTTATAGATCTTTAGCCAGAAATGCACAAGCGGCTCAAACAAGAGGACGCATTCTTGTTGCTGCAAAAAATCTTTTTGAATCAGAAGGGTTTGAATGTGTCACTATTGAGAAAATAGCTCAGTCGGGAGATGTGTCAATACCAACTGTTTACTCGCTATTTCAATCTAAACGCGGTGTATTGCGCGCTTTAATGGATGAGGTCCTCCCTGCAGATCAATTCGATGCTCTTGTGGAAATGAGCATACAGGAAAAATCGCCAGAAATACGTCTTTCTATTTCTGCTAAAATCGCTCGTCAGATGTATGATGCAGAAAAGGTCCAAATGAATCTTTTTCGAGGCGCTGTCGTCTTGGCTCCTGAATTCAAAGAGCTCGAAAAAGAAAGAGAGATGCGCCGTTATAGCCGTCAGGAAGTGACAATAAAAGCAATGGTAAGAGAAAAATCTCTAGCGAAAGGACTCAGTGAGGCCAAAGCTCGAGATATCCTATGGGCTTTTACTGGACGCGATATGTATCGTATGCTTGTTGTAGAACAAGGATGGGCATCTGAAGAATATGAGAAATGGTTGGCTCAATTGCTTATCAATAATTTGATGGATCCGAAATAG
- a CDS encoding SnoaL-like domain protein produces MTDTKAKAVAYYTALGEKNIKAVKTSLHPDVQFSDPQEKVVGREAVLKAAEGFTGIFETLTIRAKFGSEDQAMVVYEVSIPGLAKNLTAASLLSFQDGLISKIELIYDTKYLAGKKEESSST; encoded by the coding sequence ATGACAGACACAAAGGCTAAAGCAGTAGCTTATTATACAGCGCTTGGAGAGAAGAACATCAAAGCAGTTAAGACGAGTCTGCATCCTGATGTTCAGTTTAGCGACCCTCAAGAAAAAGTAGTGGGTAGAGAAGCTGTTCTTAAAGCAGCAGAAGGTTTCACTGGTATTTTTGAAACTCTAACAATCCGAGCGAAATTTGGATCAGAGGATCAGGCTATGGTTGTTTATGAAGTAAGCATCCCAGGACTTGCCAAAAATTTAACAGCAGCTTCCTTATTGAGTTTTCAAGATGGACTCATCTCAAAAATCGAACTCATTTATGACACCAAATACCTAGCTGGAAAAAAAGAAGAAAGCTCCTCTACATAA
- the dnaB_2 gene encoding Replicative DNA helicase codes for MIDNYVKEKLKASIRIEAVAEHLDLHHKLNLKRVGGYLVGKCVSGHESKSGQCFRLGSGWSQFHCFSCNESFDAIELVQREKGFGYVDACKYLAEIFRSDLLEELKSHKSISPEAKKSHSLSNLYEMVFEYGKTLLAKSEGKEAFQYLTEVRGYEPTKLFATDWIYWPKDAEIREYLRSQLPPERHQEVSEIKLNGVAGDNFRTALPYRDKFGRILGFAKRATLKEGVPDSEGKLYRWSYTAGLKKDDLFNIYKCKRENQLILVEGLPDAAYLPSIGIPNIVATGQGDLSSKHLESLKIYEVESVIIVFDNDAKDSKGEIGSIEKAKKASDLLESNGIKAFILPPHLLSPHKDPDEYVRAHGADAFKKLIKENAQSRVRWLPSYFAYKDDLDTDMGRYSALGKASKEYAKIEDSLDKNIFKQEMESIFKLSPTEIDDVMAKALKEQKKKEEEETYKKSLEDAQKLISQGEIKKAEQVLSQLKKEHKKEDFSLKPYTVENLKSDLSTIQEGLKTGYKSIDATIQIPQEAITIIAGRPSHGKTTTLLNFFVNMVKLYPDREFYFFSYEEPKNQILLKVLNILTGEFISEANNLANLEGYLRGGFTKNQKINEGIALLQTLTESHRLVVSDFPYFVDDLSKVIASLKERGKMGAIFIDYIQKIKFKGRSSTRQLELQKISETILETAKFNSVPIILGAQFGRGSTKQEVLRLDNLREAGDIENDAKLVLGIWNEAKEKAEIKGESLMGRTVDLDLLVLKNRNGPANQSISLVFDRPLSTLKEKK; via the coding sequence ATGATCGACAATTATGTGAAAGAAAAGCTCAAAGCATCTATACGCATTGAAGCAGTAGCTGAACACCTAGATCTTCATCATAAATTAAACCTCAAACGCGTTGGGGGATATTTAGTAGGCAAATGTGTTTCTGGGCACGAATCAAAAAGTGGTCAGTGCTTTAGGCTGGGTTCTGGATGGAGCCAATTCCATTGTTTCAGCTGTAATGAGTCATTTGATGCCATCGAACTTGTCCAAAGGGAAAAGGGGTTTGGTTATGTCGACGCCTGCAAATATCTCGCAGAAATCTTTCGTAGCGATTTACTTGAAGAACTGAAAAGCCACAAATCGATCTCCCCAGAAGCTAAAAAATCGCACTCCTTGTCGAACCTTTATGAAATGGTCTTCGAATATGGAAAAACCTTGTTAGCCAAAAGTGAAGGAAAAGAAGCGTTTCAATATTTGACTGAAGTGAGAGGATACGAACCCACGAAACTTTTCGCTACTGATTGGATCTATTGGCCTAAAGACGCAGAGATTCGAGAATACCTAAGATCTCAGCTACCTCCTGAAAGACATCAAGAAGTCAGTGAAATCAAGCTTAACGGTGTCGCAGGCGATAATTTTAGAACTGCGCTTCCATATAGAGATAAATTTGGGCGAATTCTTGGATTTGCCAAAAGAGCGACCCTAAAAGAAGGTGTTCCAGATTCGGAAGGCAAACTCTATCGATGGAGCTATACAGCGGGCCTTAAAAAAGATGATCTATTCAACATCTACAAGTGCAAGAGGGAAAACCAGCTCATCTTAGTCGAAGGGCTTCCAGATGCCGCTTATCTGCCCAGCATTGGCATTCCGAACATCGTGGCAACAGGCCAGGGGGATCTATCCTCCAAGCATCTGGAAAGCTTAAAAATCTATGAAGTAGAAAGCGTTATCATCGTTTTCGATAATGATGCTAAAGATAGCAAAGGAGAAATAGGCTCTATTGAAAAAGCTAAAAAAGCTTCAGACCTATTAGAATCAAATGGAATTAAAGCCTTCATTCTTCCTCCCCATCTCCTTAGCCCTCATAAAGACCCGGATGAGTATGTAAGAGCTCATGGTGCCGATGCCTTCAAAAAACTGATTAAGGAAAATGCGCAGTCTCGCGTGAGATGGCTGCCCTCTTACTTCGCCTATAAAGATGATCTTGATACAGACATGGGCCGTTATTCAGCTTTAGGAAAAGCTTCAAAAGAATATGCTAAGATCGAAGATTCCTTAGATAAAAACATCTTCAAGCAAGAAATGGAATCAATTTTCAAGCTTAGCCCGACTGAAATAGACGACGTCATGGCAAAAGCATTGAAGGAACAGAAGAAAAAAGAAGAAGAAGAAACGTATAAAAAGTCCTTAGAAGATGCTCAAAAGCTCATTTCCCAGGGAGAGATCAAGAAAGCAGAACAGGTTCTTTCCCAACTAAAAAAAGAACATAAAAAAGAAGATTTTTCACTCAAACCCTATACAGTAGAAAATCTCAAAAGTGATTTATCAACGATCCAAGAAGGATTGAAGACAGGATACAAATCCATCGATGCTACGATTCAAATCCCTCAGGAAGCGATCACCATCATCGCCGGACGCCCATCGCACGGAAAAACGACGACTCTGCTCAACTTTTTCGTAAACATGGTCAAACTCTACCCAGATAGAGAATTCTACTTTTTCTCTTACGAAGAACCCAAAAATCAAATTCTGCTAAAAGTCTTAAACATCCTCACAGGAGAATTCATCAGTGAAGCTAACAATTTAGCTAACTTGGAAGGATACTTACGTGGAGGTTTTACAAAAAATCAAAAGATCAATGAGGGAATAGCTCTGCTCCAAACGTTGACAGAAAGCCATAGGCTCGTTGTAAGTGATTTTCCTTATTTTGTAGATGACCTCAGCAAAGTCATTGCCAGTTTAAAAGAACGTGGAAAAATGGGAGCAATCTTCATTGATTACATTCAAAAAATCAAATTCAAAGGAAGATCTTCTACAAGACAGCTAGAACTGCAAAAAATCTCTGAGACAATCCTTGAAACAGCAAAATTCAATTCAGTTCCAATCATTCTTGGAGCACAGTTTGGAAGGGGAAGCACCAAGCAAGAGGTGTTGCGCCTCGATAACCTGCGCGAAGCCGGTGATATCGAAAACGATGCAAAACTGGTTCTAGGAATCTGGAACGAGGCTAAGGAAAAAGCAGAAATCAAAGGTGAGTCGCTCATGGGTAGAACCGTAGACCTCGATCTTTTGGTACTTAAAAACCGCAACGGACCAGCTAATCAAAGCATCTCTTTGGTGTTTGACAGGCCCTTGTCCACATTAAAAGAGAAAAAATAA
- the soj_4 gene encoding Sporulation initiation inhibitor protein soj, which translates to MIKIAIANQKGGCGKTTSSINLAAGLAYEGRKVLLIDLDPQGNSTIGLGIKTENRQTIAELLCQEECTVKDVVQDTYIEGLHILPSDVSLAVADVKLAQIQAKEFALRSKLVDLQYDYIIIDTSPTFGTLLTNAVLAADYIILPVGLDYFNLAGMQNFMDTINRTNKKVGQLVNHRAEILGVLFTFFKMSTNHSKRIFDAISELFGDKIFKTRIPENVRLKESQEAAKSIFDFAPDSTSAVAYKEFTKELEERLSYVRN; encoded by the coding sequence ATGATCAAAATAGCCATTGCCAACCAAAAGGGGGGATGCGGAAAAACGACTTCTAGCATTAACCTGGCGGCTGGTTTAGCCTACGAAGGTAGAAAAGTCCTGTTGATCGATCTCGACCCTCAAGGGAACTCGACAATAGGGCTTGGAATCAAAACTGAAAATCGTCAAACGATCGCCGAACTTCTTTGCCAAGAGGAATGCACTGTAAAAGATGTTGTACAAGATACCTACATCGAAGGGCTTCACATACTCCCCTCAGACGTATCTCTTGCAGTAGCTGACGTGAAGTTAGCTCAGATACAGGCTAAAGAGTTTGCTTTGCGCTCTAAGCTCGTTGATCTCCAGTATGACTACATCATCATCGACACTTCTCCAACATTCGGGACATTGTTGACAAATGCGGTATTGGCTGCAGATTACATCATACTCCCCGTCGGTCTTGACTATTTTAACTTAGCCGGCATGCAAAATTTCATGGATACCATCAATCGCACAAATAAAAAGGTCGGCCAATTGGTAAATCACCGTGCTGAAATTTTAGGAGTCCTATTCACCTTCTTTAAAATGAGCACCAACCACTCAAAGAGAATTTTTGACGCCATTAGTGAACTCTTTGGCGATAAAATCTTCAAGACGAGAATTCCTGAGAACGTACGACTGAAAGAATCCCAAGAAGCAGCTAAATCTATTTTTGATTTCGCTCCAGATAGTACTAGTGCTGTTGCATACAAGGAGTTCACTAAAGAATTGGAAGAGAGGTTAAGTTATGTCAGGAATTAA
- a CDS encoding hypothetical protein (putative homolog of phage Mu protein gp47), which produces MTFGLTPQGFKSKRLADIKADLENQLLAEFGEINLDPQSIFGQQIGVYSKVLADLWENMEDVYFSQYPNSAEGISLDNVVQLNAITRLAAQQTKVTAVCAGLEGTLINQGALARIPNTGDVFFCQSNTFISRSQAASATVTVNALSPQTYTVIINNQAFTYSLPIITFTGSFVTGNSIVVTLNGTQLAAVPFNTSNNQTLADIASRIASFAAVASATPTNPNIINIVPTLGSNVIVNSIIITGGASQPTYAITFAQPVNINAITQNLSAIINAGVQPVTAVDNINSTFSINADDSDVPFSINVGSSLSITSQSSPIIFLSQDFAPIPAPINTLVEILTPISGWISINNLKAGVTGRFIETDAELRIRRNNSIRLLGAATVEAIRARLLQEVPGVTSAFVFENRDLTQEPILIVLNQDLVTGNVIVIVLNTRTLPTITFAVSHLATMNIIAQLLSQQPEISSATVGGTANRTITLNMTVAVEVTINSFTVTGGASQAQAVFKGGRLPKSFEAVVQGGTDADVANKIWLTKPAGIQTFGNTEFTITDSQGEQQAINFSRPTPIYIWVTVTLTLYPEETFPPNGQDLVAAAINTYGNGLGIGVDVLLQRVLAQIFTVPGIASGVMQIASTNAPGDSPLFGTADIPIAENEVAIFDLSRITVTV; this is translated from the coding sequence ATGACATTCGGGTTAACACCGCAAGGATTCAAATCCAAAAGACTTGCCGATATCAAAGCAGATTTAGAAAACCAGCTTCTTGCTGAGTTCGGAGAGATCAATTTAGATCCTCAATCGATATTTGGACAGCAGATTGGGGTCTATTCCAAGGTTCTTGCCGACCTTTGGGAAAACATGGAGGATGTCTACTTCAGTCAATATCCCAATTCTGCCGAAGGAATCAGTCTTGATAACGTCGTTCAACTGAATGCCATTACTCGGCTGGCTGCACAGCAAACAAAAGTCACTGCAGTTTGCGCTGGATTAGAGGGAACCTTGATCAATCAAGGCGCTTTGGCAAGGATTCCTAACACGGGAGATGTCTTTTTTTGCCAGAGCAATACATTCATTAGCCGATCACAAGCAGCATCAGCAACAGTGACTGTCAATGCATTATCACCTCAAACCTATACTGTAATCATTAATAACCAGGCGTTTACCTATTCGTTGCCAATCATTACTTTTACAGGAAGCTTTGTTACCGGAAACTCGATCGTTGTGACTTTGAATGGGACCCAACTAGCTGCTGTTCCATTCAATACAAGCAACAATCAAACACTTGCCGATATAGCTTCAAGAATCGCTTCTTTTGCAGCTGTCGCCTCCGCAACGCCAACAAATCCAAACATCATTAACATCGTTCCTACCCTTGGAAGCAATGTGATCGTCAACTCCATTATCATCACTGGAGGAGCCTCTCAACCAACGTATGCCATCACTTTTGCCCAACCGGTGAACATCAATGCAATCACACAAAATTTATCAGCCATCATCAATGCTGGAGTTCAGCCGGTCACAGCCGTAGACAATATCAACAGTACATTCTCAATAAATGCAGATGATTCCGATGTTCCTTTCTCGATCAATGTTGGCTCCAGTTTAAGCATTACATCTCAATCTTCTCCCATCATATTTCTCTCGCAAGATTTCGCGCCGATTCCCGCTCCGATCAACACTCTCGTAGAAATACTCACGCCTATTTCTGGGTGGATTTCCATTAATAATCTTAAAGCTGGAGTGACAGGTCGTTTTATCGAAACAGATGCAGAGCTAAGAATCCGTCGCAATAATTCCATTCGTCTTTTAGGCGCTGCTACAGTAGAAGCGATCCGAGCTCGGTTACTTCAAGAAGTTCCAGGTGTGACATCGGCTTTTGTTTTTGAAAATAGAGATCTCACTCAAGAACCGATACTCATTGTTCTCAACCAAGACCTGGTAACTGGAAATGTCATTGTTATTGTCCTTAACACAAGAACATTGCCGACCATTACATTTGCCGTTTCTCATCTTGCAACCATGAATATCATTGCTCAACTTTTATCTCAGCAGCCTGAAATCTCATCCGCAACTGTCGGCGGCACAGCCAATCGAACGATCACCTTAAATATGACGGTTGCCGTTGAAGTCACCATCAATAGTTTTACAGTCACTGGCGGCGCCAGCCAAGCTCAAGCTGTCTTTAAAGGCGGTAGACTCCCAAAAAGTTTTGAAGCAGTCGTGCAAGGAGGTACTGATGCTGACGTTGCAAATAAAATCTGGCTTACGAAGCCAGCAGGCATCCAAACATTCGGTAATACCGAGTTCACGATCACCGACTCACAAGGTGAACAACAGGCAATCAACTTTAGCCGCCCAACCCCCATCTACATTTGGGTTACGGTTACATTAACCTTATACCCAGAAGAAACGTTTCCACCCAATGGACAAGATCTGGTAGCAGCTGCCATCAACACATATGGAAATGGTTTGGGAATCGGCGTTGATGTTCTTCTTCAAAGGGTCTTAGCTCAAATTTTCACTGTCCCTGGAATTGCAAGCGGCGTCATGCAAATTGCTTCAACTAATGCACCAGGAGATAGCCCTCTTTTTGGTACAGCAGACATTCCAATTGCTGAAAATGAAGTGGCAATTTTTGACCTCTCTCGAATCACGGTAACGGTATAG